One Kangiella geojedonensis DNA segment encodes these proteins:
- a CDS encoding MBL fold metallo-hydrolase: MSVKNADTINITPFYHQDTGTWSYIVTDTVTQVCAIIDPVLDFDLPSGQAHYESAKALIEHVKQHQLKLEWILETHAHADHLTAAQYIKQTLGGKIVIGAGIKDVQQHFATSLNLDLPVDGSQFDILMHQGDTLALGESHFVAHPTPGHTDDSMSYEIAGNIFIGDTFFHPDLGTARCDFPGGSAEKLFDSLTFLTSFPENYNLWLCHDYPKDREAVARTTVAEQKNNVHFKQSGGNPIAYAELRNKRDSTLNVPRLIYPSLQVNIRAGNFPESESNGRKYLKLPFSVE; encoded by the coding sequence ATGTCAGTAAAAAATGCCGATACGATCAATATTACACCTTTTTATCATCAAGATACTGGCACCTGGAGCTATATAGTCACCGATACTGTGACTCAGGTTTGTGCGATTATCGACCCGGTTCTTGATTTTGACTTACCTTCTGGCCAAGCTCATTACGAGTCTGCCAAAGCTCTGATTGAACACGTTAAACAACACCAGTTAAAGCTAGAATGGATTCTAGAAACCCATGCTCATGCTGACCATTTGACGGCTGCACAATATATCAAACAAACCCTCGGAGGGAAGATTGTGATTGGCGCTGGCATTAAAGATGTCCAGCAGCATTTTGCCACAAGTCTCAATTTAGATTTACCTGTCGATGGCAGCCAATTTGATATTTTGATGCATCAGGGCGACACCCTTGCTTTAGGTGAAAGTCACTTTGTCGCTCACCCCACTCCAGGTCATACTGACGATAGTATGAGTTATGAAATTGCAGGTAACATTTTTATTGGCGATACTTTTTTCCACCCTGATCTTGGAACAGCGCGTTGCGACTTCCCCGGGGGAAGTGCGGAAAAACTTTTTGACAGTTTAACCTTTTTAACTTCTTTTCCCGAAAACTATAATTTATGGCTGTGCCACGACTACCCCAAGGATCGGGAAGCAGTTGCCCGAACCACCGTAGCTGAACAAAAAAATAATGTTCATTTCAAACAATCGGGAGGCAATCCTATAGCCTATGCCGAACTCAGAAATAAACGCGACAGCACCCTAAATGTGCCGCGCCTCATCTACCCTTCATTACAGGTCAATATTCGAGCAGGCAACTTCCCTGAAAGCGAATCGAATGGTCGTAAGTATTTGAAACTTCCTTTTTCTGTTGAATAA
- a CDS encoding rhodanese-like domain-containing protein: MKPCVIDYLQSVKSQISEITIDQLKQTDLTNAVLLDVREPQEHQQGIIPNATPLPRGVLEFKIFDLPQFKDLSQEEAQQVPVYLYCASGGRSACAALALQHIGFSKVASVAGGFKQWQSSNGEVSSC, encoded by the coding sequence ATGAAACCTTGCGTTATCGACTACCTACAGTCTGTAAAGTCACAAATTTCTGAAATTACCATCGATCAACTGAAACAAACTGACCTCACAAACGCTGTGTTACTAGATGTCCGTGAACCTCAAGAGCATCAACAAGGCATTATTCCAAACGCAACACCCTTACCTCGGGGAGTCCTTGAATTTAAGATTTTTGACTTGCCACAATTTAAAGATCTATCGCAAGAAGAAGCACAGCAGGTACCTGTGTATCTCTATTGTGCTTCTGGTGGTCGTTCTGCTTGTGCTGCGTTAGCCTTGCAACACATTGGATTTAGCAAGGTAGCCTCTGTTGCTGGTGGCTTCAAACAGTGGCAAAGCTCGAATGGAGAAGTATCTAGCTGCTAA
- a CDS encoding DUF6691 family protein has translation MKKLITALICGTLFGFGLAMSQMIDPDKVQGFLDIFGDWDPTLAWVMGGALLISIPGFALLLTKDEKAHIKQGVIDSKLLVGSALFGVGWGLSGYCPGPALSVAPLIITELLWFLIPLIVGMVLAGAIFGKEQD, from the coding sequence ATGAAGAAACTAATAACAGCTTTGATTTGCGGTACCTTGTTTGGTTTTGGTCTCGCCATGTCACAAATGATTGATCCGGATAAAGTTCAGGGTTTTCTGGATATTTTTGGTGACTGGGATCCAACGCTGGCGTGGGTGATGGGCGGAGCTTTATTAATATCCATACCAGGCTTTGCTCTGTTACTGACTAAAGACGAAAAAGCTCACATTAAACAAGGCGTGATAGACAGCAAGTTATTAGTCGGGAGTGCGCTCTTTGGCGTAGGCTGGGGCTTGAGTGGTTATTGCCCTGGGCCAGCGTTAAGTGTGGCCCCACTGATTATCACTGAACTATTGTGGTTCTTAATTCCACTGATAGTGGGCATGGTTCTGGCTGGCGCCATTTTTGGTAAAGAGCAAGACTAG
- the rep gene encoding DNA helicase Rep, which yields MSLPQLNQRQQQALLNTSGPLLVLAGAGSGKTSVITRKIVYLIKERQIPARNIVAVTFTNKAAREMKQRVSKIAGQNATKGLTVSTFHNFGLNFIRREYKTLGMKSNFTIFDDQDSLALLKDLGFKEAESDKALLSQLQNQISNWKNDLVLPEQAIAQANTQELLVFAKVYEKYARSMKAYNAVDFDDLILIPTLLLRDNPQVREKWQNKIKYLLVDEYQDTNTSQYELIKYLVGQFGNFTVVGDDDQSIYSWRGARPENLDQLAKDFPKLQVTKLEQNYRSYGRILKAANVLIDNNPHVFEKKLWSDKPYGDPLRVVTCANEDDEAQKVVTEIISRKVKTKNGKYSDFAILYRGNHQAKLFEKTLIANKVPYKISGSTSFFGRSEIKDIMAYLRLLANEDDDNAFLRIANTPRRSIGPTTLEQLGTYAQKRHISLYAASFEMGLEQYLAGKGLDSVRRFVDTISRAADNAKRGDSLGVIHELIAKIGYHSWLHETSSTPKAAEFRWNNIQELLGWVEKYVDENEHDENPFAAAVTNLMLRDMLDRNEEEEENANQVQLMTLHAAKGLEFNHVYLVGMEEEFLPHKSSIENDDIEEERRLAYVGITRAQKTLVFTLCKKRNKFGEVINCEPSRFLEEIPEEDLDWDAKRQPLTESEQKELADDNFSMLKSLFND from the coding sequence TTGTCTTTACCTCAACTCAATCAACGTCAACAACAAGCACTCTTAAATACCTCTGGTCCGCTATTGGTGTTAGCTGGTGCGGGCAGTGGTAAAACAAGCGTTATTACTCGCAAAATCGTTTACTTGATTAAAGAGCGCCAGATTCCAGCGCGCAATATTGTAGCGGTAACCTTTACCAATAAAGCAGCGCGTGAAATGAAACAACGTGTTAGCAAGATCGCTGGTCAAAACGCCACCAAGGGACTTACCGTCTCAACATTTCACAACTTTGGTCTTAACTTCATTCGCCGAGAGTATAAAACTCTTGGTATGAAGTCGAATTTTACTATTTTCGATGATCAAGACAGTTTAGCCCTTCTCAAAGATTTAGGCTTCAAAGAAGCTGAAAGTGATAAAGCATTACTCTCGCAATTGCAGAATCAAATTTCTAACTGGAAAAATGACTTAGTCCTGCCAGAACAAGCTATAGCCCAAGCCAATACTCAAGAGCTTTTAGTGTTTGCTAAAGTGTATGAAAAGTACGCTCGTAGCATGAAGGCCTATAATGCGGTTGATTTTGATGACTTGATTTTAATTCCTACCTTGCTTCTTCGTGACAATCCACAAGTCAGAGAAAAGTGGCAGAATAAAATTAAATACCTTTTAGTTGATGAGTATCAAGATACCAATACTAGTCAGTATGAATTAATTAAATACTTGGTCGGACAGTTCGGTAACTTCACCGTGGTTGGTGATGATGATCAGTCGATTTATTCATGGCGTGGCGCACGACCTGAAAACCTTGATCAACTTGCTAAGGATTTCCCGAAGTTACAAGTAACCAAACTTGAGCAAAACTATCGCTCCTATGGGCGAATCCTTAAAGCTGCTAACGTTCTCATTGATAACAACCCTCACGTTTTTGAAAAGAAACTTTGGTCGGACAAACCTTACGGCGACCCTCTACGCGTAGTAACTTGTGCTAATGAAGATGACGAAGCACAAAAAGTAGTCACTGAGATCATTTCTCGAAAAGTAAAAACTAAAAACGGAAAATATTCAGACTTTGCAATTCTGTATCGCGGCAACCATCAGGCGAAGCTTTTTGAAAAAACATTAATAGCTAACAAAGTTCCTTATAAAATTTCAGGCAGCACCTCTTTCTTTGGTCGCTCTGAGATTAAAGATATCATGGCTTACCTACGATTACTGGCGAATGAAGACGATGACAATGCATTTTTACGAATTGCGAACACCCCTCGTCGTTCGATAGGGCCTACGACTCTTGAGCAGTTAGGAACCTATGCGCAAAAACGTCATATTAGTTTGTATGCCGCTTCTTTCGAGATGGGCTTAGAGCAGTACCTAGCTGGCAAAGGTTTAGATTCTGTTCGTCGTTTTGTCGATACTATTTCACGCGCCGCTGATAACGCCAAGCGTGGAGACAGCTTGGGTGTTATTCATGAGCTTATAGCGAAAATTGGTTATCACTCTTGGTTGCACGAAACCTCAAGCACGCCAAAAGCTGCAGAATTTCGATGGAACAATATTCAAGAGCTTCTGGGTTGGGTTGAAAAGTATGTTGATGAAAATGAACATGATGAAAACCCTTTCGCCGCAGCCGTCACCAACCTCATGTTGCGGGATATGCTGGATCGGAATGAAGAAGAGGAAGAAAACGCCAATCAAGTTCAATTAATGACGCTTCATGCGGCAAAAGGTCTTGAGTTCAACCATGTTTATTTGGTTGGCATGGAAGAAGAGTTTTTACCTCATAAATCCAGTATCGAAAATGATGATATTGAAGAAGAACGTCGTCTCGCTTATGTTGGAATCACTCGTGCGCAAAAAACATTAGTCTTTACGCTGTGTAAAAAACGTAATAAGTTTGGTGAAGTCATTAACTGCGAGCCGAGTCGTTTCTTAGAAGAAATTCCGGAAGAGGATCTTGATTGGGATGCCAAGCGTCAGCCACTAACAGAGTCTGAACAAAAAGAATTAGCCGATGATAATTTTTCGATGCTCAAATCCTTATTCAATGACTAG
- a CDS encoding YeeE/YedE family protein, producing MEFQWQALTGGILIGLSAVLLFMSMRKIAGISGMVKQVLRGSGKGAERWWPLVFIVALMLGTWIYSAVFSVESSLREGYPKELLVASGLLVGFGTYIGKGCTSGHGVCGIGRLSKRSIVATVVFMLCAVITVAVMGAVS from the coding sequence GTGGAATTTCAGTGGCAAGCATTGACTGGCGGTATACTGATTGGTCTGTCCGCAGTTTTACTGTTTATGAGCATGCGTAAAATCGCTGGTATCAGCGGCATGGTAAAGCAGGTGTTGCGTGGCAGTGGTAAGGGCGCTGAGCGCTGGTGGCCATTAGTGTTCATAGTAGCCTTAATGTTGGGCACTTGGATATACAGTGCTGTGTTTAGTGTCGAATCATCGCTAAGAGAGGGTTATCCGAAGGAGCTTCTTGTGGCGTCAGGATTACTGGTTGGTTTTGGAACCTATATCGGCAAAGGCTGCACCAGTGGACACGGAGTTTGCGGCATCGGGCGCTTATCAAAACGATCAATTGTTGCGACTGTTGTCTTTATGTTGTGTGCTGTGATTACCGTTGCTGTGATGGGAGCTGTGTCATGA